From the genome of Motilibacter peucedani, one region includes:
- a CDS encoding S24/S26 family peptidase — protein MPRQTRWPWFRAEVTGRSMLPTLAPGQRIWVRRGARPRAGDLVVVRLPDRPLSVKRAGVRDAGGWWVESDNPAEGTDSWTLGRPVPDCDVVGVVVSRPWARRS, from the coding sequence GTGCCGAGGCAGACGCGGTGGCCGTGGTTCCGGGCCGAGGTCACGGGCCGCTCGATGCTGCCGACGCTGGCACCCGGGCAGCGGATCTGGGTACGCCGCGGCGCCCGACCGCGCGCCGGTGACCTGGTCGTCGTGCGGCTGCCCGACCGGCCGCTCTCGGTGAAGCGCGCCGGCGTGCGCGACGCCGGGGGCTGGTGGGTCGAGAGCGACAACCCGGCCGAGGGCACCGACTCCTGGACGCTGGGCCGACCCGTACCCGACTGCGACGTCGTCGGCGTCGTCGTCAGTCGCCCGTGGGCTCGGCGCTCCTGA
- the sodN gene encoding superoxide dismutase, Ni has protein sequence MFARLFAPKTRVSAHCDLPCGVYDPAQARIEAESVKAICEKYQQNEDPVFRTRALIIKEQRADLVKHHLWVLWTDYFKPPHFEKYPNLHQLFNEATKMAGAAGGKGTVDPAEAQKLLDKIAEIDAIFWETKKAA, from the coding sequence ATGTTCGCACGACTGTTCGCGCCCAAGACTCGCGTGTCCGCCCACTGCGACCTGCCGTGCGGGGTCTACGACCCGGCCCAGGCTCGCATCGAGGCCGAGTCGGTCAAGGCGATCTGCGAGAAGTACCAGCAGAACGAGGACCCGGTGTTCCGCACGCGGGCCCTGATCATCAAGGAGCAGCGGGCCGACCTGGTCAAGCACCACCTCTGGGTGCTGTGGACCGACTACTTCAAGCCGCCGCACTTCGAGAAGTACCCGAACCTGCACCAGCTGTTCAACGAGGCCACCAAGATGGCCGGTGCCGCGGGCGGCAAGGGCACGGTCGACCCGGCCGAGGCGCAGAAGCTGCTCGACAAGATCGCCGAGATCGACGCCATCTTCTGGGAGACCAAGAAGGCGGCCTAG
- a CDS encoding YhjD/YihY/BrkB family envelope integrity protein yields MDVVRSFERRVRLVLLATVRSLRGHDLALTGAGLTFYAGIAIVPSLLFGTWTARLVLGRDRVLRLADSVGAALPDSLGAPSTAHQLVVAGAGLGGLGALVALFPASVYGEGLRRAFLALERDTERMAGWRGRLRVLPVLALTPILVPAVLLVSPWLAQLFDTGRAGPTALGVFVALVVDWLVLALPLTWTYRVVGPSLGSWAAAAWAGFTAASFVSGFLQGFVLFLALPIDLAAPFGGLPVVGAVVALGLWLWVLHLVVLVGYAIALEVDALLRAELHVAPAPQD; encoded by the coding sequence GTGGACGTCGTGCGCTCGTTCGAGCGCCGCGTACGTCTCGTGCTCCTCGCGACCGTCCGCTCGCTGCGCGGGCACGACCTCGCGCTGACCGGGGCGGGCCTCACCTTCTACGCCGGCATCGCGATCGTCCCGTCGCTGCTGTTCGGCACGTGGACCGCGCGGCTCGTGCTGGGCCGCGACCGGGTGCTCCGGCTGGCCGACTCGGTCGGTGCCGCGCTGCCCGACAGCCTCGGCGCGCCCTCGACCGCCCACCAGCTCGTCGTCGCCGGCGCAGGCCTGGGCGGGCTAGGGGCGCTGGTTGCGCTGTTCCCCGCCTCGGTCTACGGCGAGGGGCTGCGCCGCGCCTTCCTCGCGCTCGAGCGCGACACCGAGCGGATGGCCGGCTGGCGCGGACGGCTGCGGGTGCTGCCCGTGCTCGCGCTCACGCCGATCCTGGTGCCGGCGGTGCTGCTGGTCAGCCCGTGGCTCGCCCAGCTGTTCGACACCGGTCGCGCCGGGCCCACCGCTCTCGGCGTGTTCGTCGCGCTGGTCGTCGACTGGCTGGTGCTGGCCCTGCCGCTGACCTGGACCTACCGGGTCGTGGGGCCCTCGCTCGGATCGTGGGCGGCGGCGGCGTGGGCCGGCTTCACCGCCGCGTCGTTCGTGAGCGGGTTCCTGCAGGGCTTCGTGCTGTTCCTCGCCCTGCCCATCGACCTGGCGGCGCCCTTCGGCGGGCTGCCCGTGGTGGGCGCCGTGGTGGCGCTGGGGCTGTGGCTGTGGGTGCTGCACCTGGTGGTTCTGGTGGGCTACGCCATCGCCCTCGAGGTCGACGCCCTGCTGCGCGCCGAGCTGCACGTCGCGCCCGCGCCGCAGGACTGA
- a CDS encoding type IV pilus twitching motility protein PilT has protein sequence MSTPLSVVPFLRALCELRGSDLHCKVGSPPRVRIDGRLRRLQAPSLGPDDTEAMLGEVLRADLLESFARTQEADFAYSVPGFGRFRVNAFRARGSVGLVFRRVSVGAVPLSELGLPPVLETLAAEPRGLVLVTGPTGSGKTTTLAGMIDHINSTRESHIVTIEDPIEVLHTDKLGMVNQREVHVDTESFASALRGALRQDPDVILIGEMRDAETVRAAISAAETGHMVLSTLHTTDAQETVNRVIDVFPPHERQQVRHSLAGALKGVVCQRLAPRADGQGRCVVMEVAVGTGRILEAIVDPEKTGSIRDIITESGFYGMQTFDQHLVALLRDGVVTLEDALAVSTSPHDLQVELRRVGLVAA, from the coding sequence GTGAGCACCCCGCTGTCGGTCGTCCCCTTCCTGCGCGCGCTGTGCGAGCTGCGCGGGTCAGACCTGCACTGCAAGGTCGGCTCGCCGCCGCGGGTACGCATCGACGGTCGCCTGCGCCGCCTCCAGGCACCGAGCCTCGGACCCGACGACACCGAGGCGATGCTCGGCGAGGTGCTGCGCGCCGACCTGCTCGAGTCCTTCGCCCGCACGCAGGAGGCCGACTTCGCCTACTCCGTGCCGGGCTTCGGCCGCTTCCGCGTCAACGCCTTCCGCGCCCGCGGCTCGGTCGGCCTGGTCTTCCGCCGCGTCAGCGTCGGGGCCGTGCCGCTCTCGGAGCTCGGCCTGCCGCCGGTGCTCGAGACGCTCGCGGCCGAGCCGCGCGGCCTGGTGCTGGTGACGGGCCCGACCGGTTCGGGCAAGACCACGACGCTGGCCGGGATGATCGACCACATCAACTCCACGCGCGAGTCGCACATCGTCACCATCGAGGACCCGATCGAGGTCCTGCACACCGACAAGCTCGGCATGGTCAACCAGCGCGAGGTCCACGTCGACACCGAGAGCTTCGCCTCCGCCCTGCGCGGCGCGCTGCGCCAGGATCCCGACGTCATCCTGATCGGCGAGATGCGCGACGCCGAGACGGTGCGCGCGGCGATCTCCGCCGCCGAGACCGGCCACATGGTGCTCTCGACCCTGCACACGACCGACGCGCAGGAGACGGTCAACCGCGTGATCGACGTCTTCCCGCCCCACGAGCGCCAGCAGGTGCGCCACTCGCTGGCGGGGGCCCTCAAGGGCGTCGTGTGCCAGCGGCTCGCGCCGCGCGCCGACGGGCAGGGCCGCTGCGTCGTCATGGAGGTCGCCGTCGGCACTGGGCGGATCCTCGAGGCGATCGTCGACCCCGAGAAGACCGGCTCGATCCGCGACATCATCACCGAGAGCGGCTTCTACGGCATGCAGACCTTCGACCAGCACCTCGTCGCGCTGCTCCGCGACGGCGTCGTGACGCTCGAGGACGCGCTCGCCGTGTCCACCAGCCCGCACGACCTCCAGGTCGAGCTGCGCCGGGTGGGGCTGGTCGCCGCCTAG
- a CDS encoding DUF5317 family protein produces the protein MGLVLLAAVGAVLVGLATGGSLRALASVRVLGLPVLALGVAAQAGALLAPAGDGVRAALVALSVLAALVVVVVNRGLAGVWLIGAGLLLNAAVVAANGAMPVSLDAAHRAGISERALGLGADPGREEAGSGTRLRVLSDTLPLAFPPRREVVSAGDVLVAAGAAAFLLSALRSGGALRRRS, from the coding sequence ATGGGGCTCGTCCTGCTCGCCGCGGTCGGCGCGGTGCTGGTGGGCCTGGCGACCGGCGGCTCACTGCGGGCGCTCGCGAGCGTGCGCGTGCTCGGCCTGCCCGTGCTGGCGCTGGGCGTGGCCGCTCAGGCGGGAGCGCTGCTGGCGCCGGCGGGCGACGGCGTACGCGCTGCGCTCGTCGCGCTCTCGGTGCTCGCGGCGCTCGTGGTCGTCGTCGTGAACCGCGGACTGGCCGGGGTCTGGCTGATCGGCGCCGGGCTGCTGCTCAACGCCGCGGTCGTCGCCGCCAACGGCGCGATGCCGGTCTCGCTCGACGCGGCCCACCGGGCCGGGATCAGCGAGCGAGCCCTCGGGCTGGGCGCCGACCCGGGCCGGGAGGAGGCGGGCTCCGGCACGAGGCTGCGGGTCCTCTCGGACACGCTGCCCCTCGCGTTCCCGCCGCGGCGGGAGGTCGTCAGCGCCGGGGACGTGCTGGTGGCGGCCGGCGCCGCGGCGTTCCTGCTCAGCGCGCTCAGGTCGGGCGGTGCGCTGCGGCGCAGGAGCTAG
- the rsrA gene encoding mycothiol system anti-sigma-R factor, with protein MSCGNHHETPCVEVLARVYTYIDGELATADCASIQHHLEECGPCLREFGIEEEVKVLVKRSCTDPAPAALRSKVLTRIQQIQVTMVETER; from the coding sequence ATGAGCTGCGGCAACCACCACGAGACCCCGTGCGTCGAGGTCCTGGCCCGCGTCTACACCTACATCGACGGCGAGCTGGCCACCGCTGACTGCGCGAGCATCCAGCACCACCTCGAGGAGTGCGGGCCCTGCCTGCGCGAGTTCGGCATCGAGGAGGAGGTCAAGGTGCTGGTCAAGCGCTCGTGCACCGACCCGGCTCCCGCCGCCCTGCGCTCCAAGGTGCTCACCCGCATCCAGCAGATCCAGGTCACGATGGTGGAGACCGAGCGCTAG